One window of the Chryseotalea sp. WA131a genome contains the following:
- a CDS encoding carboxylate-amine ligase: MEKFTLGVEEEYMVIDPETRELKSHDQKIVELASKSFNDQVKAEMHQAVVEVGTGICTDTEQARKEISQLRRHVAEVAASLGLRIGASGTHPFSHWSKQLITPNPRYDAIVNEMQEAARSNLIFGLHVHVGIKDKDMAIHIMNTVRYFLPHVYALSSNSPFWEGRNTGFKSFRTKVFDKFPRTGIPDAFNSWDEFKNYVNLLIKTNCIDNAKKIWWDVRVHPFFDTIEFRICDVPMRVEESIAITAIFQALVVKLYKLRMENMSFIMYSRALINENKWRASRYGLDGRLIDFGIQQDKDTRDLIRELLEFIDDVVDELGSRNAIQYVHKILHEGTGADRQLAVFAHTGSLERVVDYIVEQTVHGV, encoded by the coding sequence ATGGAAAAGTTTACACTTGGCGTTGAAGAAGAGTACATGGTGATTGACCCAGAGACCCGGGAGTTAAAATCGCACGATCAAAAAATTGTCGAGCTAGCGTCAAAGTCGTTTAACGACCAAGTGAAAGCGGAGATGCACCAAGCCGTGGTAGAGGTAGGCACGGGCATTTGCACGGATACCGAGCAGGCTCGGAAAGAAATCTCACAATTGCGCAGGCACGTAGCCGAGGTAGCTGCGAGTTTGGGTTTGCGAATCGGTGCTTCGGGCACGCACCCCTTCTCGCACTGGAGCAAGCAGTTGATTACGCCTAACCCGCGCTACGATGCCATCGTGAACGAAATGCAAGAAGCGGCACGCTCCAATTTAATTTTTGGATTGCATGTGCACGTGGGCATCAAAGACAAAGACATGGCCATTCACATCATGAATACCGTGCGATACTTTTTGCCACATGTGTATGCGTTGTCTTCCAACTCACCTTTTTGGGAAGGCCGCAACACCGGTTTCAAGTCCTTCCGAACAAAAGTGTTTGACAAATTTCCACGCACGGGCATCCCCGATGCATTCAATAGTTGGGATGAGTTTAAGAATTATGTGAACCTGCTCATCAAAACCAATTGTATTGATAACGCTAAAAAAATTTGGTGGGATGTGCGCGTACATCCATTCTTTGACACAATCGAATTCCGGATTTGCGATGTGCCCATGCGTGTGGAGGAAAGCATTGCCATCACGGCTATCTTTCAAGCCTTGGTAGTGAAGTTGTACAAATTGCGAATGGAAAACATGAGCTTCATCATGTACAGTCGAGCGCTGATCAATGAAAACAAATGGCGCGCCTCACGCTATGGACTGGATGGCCGTTTAATCGATTTCGGTATCCAACAAGATAAAGATACGCGTGATCTGATTCGCGAGTTATTGGAATTTATTGACGATGTGGTGGACGAACTGGGTAGTCGCAACGCTATTCAATATGTTCATAAAATTTTGCATGAAGGCACTGGTGCCGACAGACAATTGGCTGTTTTCGCCCATACCGGAAGTTTAGAGCGCGTGGTGGATTATATCGTTGAGCAAACCGTGCATGGTGTATAA
- a CDS encoding FKBP-type peptidyl-prolyl cis-trans isomerase translates to MKNFIATSILIVVNAFVFAQSKKELQSQVIQLKGETQNLKKEIEELKKPAIRLTDKHKKASYGLGVLIASNVKAQGGDSLSLDVMIAGIKDVFENKQLLMLQQECSNTVQQYMQEASMLKSIKAREEGKRFLAENKTKPGVITTASGLQYQVITAGQGKVPTTNDKVTVHYTGKLLDGTVFDSSVQRGSPATFGVTQVIAGWVEALQLMHEGDKWILFIPEEIGYGDRGNGPQIPPYSTLVFELELIKVN, encoded by the coding sequence ATGAAGAATTTCATAGCAACATCTATTCTGATTGTCGTTAACGCTTTTGTCTTTGCGCAATCCAAGAAAGAACTTCAAAGTCAAGTCATTCAATTAAAAGGAGAAACACAAAATCTCAAAAAGGAAATTGAGGAACTAAAAAAACCTGCCATTCGGTTAACCGATAAACACAAAAAGGCAAGCTATGGCTTGGGTGTTTTGATAGCATCTAACGTGAAAGCACAGGGAGGCGATTCGCTCTCGCTAGATGTGATGATAGCGGGTATCAAAGATGTCTTTGAGAACAAGCAGTTGTTGATGCTCCAACAAGAATGCTCCAACACGGTGCAGCAATACATGCAAGAGGCATCCATGCTGAAATCGATAAAGGCACGCGAAGAAGGCAAACGCTTTCTAGCTGAAAACAAAACCAAGCCAGGTGTGATCACTACGGCCAGTGGTTTGCAATATCAGGTGATTACCGCAGGTCAAGGAAAAGTGCCAACGACCAATGACAAAGTAACTGTTCATTACACCGGTAAATTATTGGATGGAACCGTTTTTGACAGCTCGGTGCAACGCGGCAGTCCTGCTACTTTTGGAGTAACGCAGGTAATAGCTGGTTGGGTAGAAGCCCTTCAGTTGATGCACGAGGGTGACAAATGGATTTTATTTATTCCGGAGGAGATTGGATATGGCGATCGTGGCAATGGTCCTCAAATACCACCTTATTCAACATTGGTATTCGAACTAGAGCTGATCAAGGTCAATTGA
- a CDS encoding 2-C-methyl-D-erythritol 2,4-cyclodiphosphate synthase, producing MKLRVGLGFDVHQLEEGKDFWLGGIKLPATKGAVGHSDADVLIHAICDALLGAANMRDIGFHYSNKDPQWKGKDSKFFLQDVTQKLLEKGWNIENVDCTIVLENPKINPHIGEMKKVLAPLMNLTEEDVSIKATTNETMGYVGREEGVNAMAVALIAKK from the coding sequence ATGAAACTTCGTGTAGGCTTAGGTTTTGATGTTCACCAATTGGAAGAAGGAAAAGACTTTTGGTTGGGTGGAATAAAACTACCCGCCACCAAAGGTGCCGTTGGCCACTCCGATGCCGATGTGTTAATCCATGCGATTTGCGATGCGCTATTGGGTGCTGCCAACATGCGCGATATTGGTTTTCATTATTCAAACAAAGACCCGCAATGGAAAGGAAAGGACTCCAAATTCTTTTTGCAGGATGTCACCCAAAAGCTTTTAGAGAAAGGTTGGAATATTGAAAATGTAGACTGCACCATTGTGCTCGAAAACCCAAAAATCAATCCGCACATTGGCGAAATGAAAAAAGTGCTCGCTCCGTTGATGAATCTTACGGAAGAGGATGTCTCCATCAAAGCAACCACCAATGAAACGATGGGATACGTGGGGCGAGAGGAAGGCGTGAACGCGATGGCGGTGGCCTTGATTGCAAAAAAGTGA
- a CDS encoding ATP-binding protein, which translates to MIARQASVLLQEIAASFKAIAITGPRQSGKTTLTKSFFPDKPYITLENPTDRNLALADPVRFLASLPQGAILDEVQKAPELFSYLQGILDSSDERGKFVLTGSNNFLLLESISQSLAGRVGYLDLLPFSIHESEMCPLPPRTVEENIFLGGYPSVVHDRTNPEIWFASYVRTYVERDVRLVKNISDLTTFQRFLFLCAGRIGQQINLTNLANETGVDHKTVQSWLGVLQASYIVHTLPPYYKNFNKRLIKSSKLYFYDTGLACYLLGIKNSNELTNHGYRGALFENFIVIELLKNRYNKGLRSNLYYWRDSSGNEVDILIDNGSTQIPVEIKSAATLNMDFFKGLNYWEKLTGQIGGQLVYSGEAGKNYKEFSVHNWKGIGNL; encoded by the coding sequence ATGATTGCTAGACAAGCATCTGTTTTGCTGCAGGAGATTGCTGCTTCCTTTAAAGCCATAGCGATCACAGGGCCTCGTCAGAGTGGAAAAACCACCTTGACAAAATCATTCTTTCCTGATAAGCCATACATCACTCTTGAAAATCCGACCGACAGAAATTTGGCGTTGGCCGATCCTGTAAGGTTTTTGGCTTCCTTACCACAAGGCGCAATATTAGATGAGGTACAAAAAGCCCCTGAACTGTTTTCTTACCTGCAAGGCATTTTAGATTCAAGCGATGAAAGGGGAAAATTTGTGCTTACCGGCTCAAACAATTTTTTATTGCTTGAATCTATTTCCCAATCGCTGGCCGGAAGGGTTGGCTACCTAGATTTACTACCATTCTCTATCCACGAAAGTGAAATGTGTCCACTACCACCACGAACCGTTGAGGAAAATATTTTTTTAGGTGGCTATCCCTCTGTTGTGCATGATCGAACAAACCCCGAGATTTGGTTTGCTAGCTATGTGCGCACGTACGTAGAGCGCGATGTGAGATTGGTAAAAAATATTTCCGACCTAACCACCTTTCAACGATTTCTATTTCTTTGTGCAGGACGCATCGGACAGCAAATCAATTTAACTAACCTTGCTAACGAGACGGGTGTTGACCACAAAACGGTTCAATCGTGGCTGGGTGTTTTGCAGGCAAGTTATATTGTGCACACCCTACCACCCTATTACAAAAACTTCAATAAGCGATTGATAAAATCATCGAAACTCTATTTTTATGATACAGGGTTGGCTTGTTATTTATTGGGCATCAAAAACTCGAATGAATTAACCAATCATGGTTATCGCGGAGCTTTGTTTGAAAATTTTATTGTGATTGAGTTGTTGAAGAACCGATACAACAAAGGCCTGCGTAGCAACCTTTATTATTGGCGTGACAGTAGCGGTAACGAAGTAGACATTCTGATTGACAACGGAAGTACGCAAATTCCGGTGGAGATAAAGTCAGCCGCCACACTTAATATGGATTTTTTTAAAGGCTTGAATTATTGGGAGAAATTAACAGGGCAGATTGGCGGGCAATTGGTGTATTCTGGAGAAGCAGGAAAGAACTATAAAGAATTTAGCGTTCACAATTGGAAAGGCATTGGTAACCTATAA
- a CDS encoding insulinase family protein, whose product MIAYTEFTLANGLKVIVHEDPSVQIAVLNILYDVGSRDEDPSKTGFAHLFEHLMFGGSKNIPSYDEPLQLVGGENNAFTSTDITNYYLTVPAANIETGFWLESDRMMSLSFDPTVLEVQRKVVIEEFKQRYLNQPYGDVWLKLRPLTYTTHPYKWATIGKEISHIENATLDDVRDFFFSHYLPNNAVLVVAGNVKVDHVKKLAEKYFAPIPAGKKPTRKLPQEPLQQKKRILSVEAKVPANALYKTWHMSGRFNNDYYASDFISDMLSRGQSSRLYQHLVKEKEIFTSISSFIMGTVDPGLMVVSGRVKEGISLQDAEGELEHVIEDFKNTVSEQELEKVKNQAAATLAFGEVEVLNRAMNLAFASLSGDAGLVNRESSIIESVKLEDVQKIAKEIIREDNSSVMYYQALS is encoded by the coding sequence ATGATTGCTTATACTGAATTTACTTTGGCCAACGGATTAAAAGTGATTGTTCACGAAGATCCCTCTGTGCAAATTGCGGTGCTCAACATTTTGTATGATGTTGGTTCGCGAGATGAAGACCCGAGCAAAACAGGCTTTGCTCATTTGTTTGAACATTTAATGTTTGGAGGCTCTAAAAACATTCCCAGCTATGACGAGCCCCTTCAACTGGTAGGTGGAGAAAATAATGCCTTTACCAGCACAGACATCACCAATTATTATTTAACCGTTCCTGCTGCCAACATTGAAACAGGTTTTTGGTTGGAGAGTGACCGTATGATGAGTCTTTCTTTTGACCCAACGGTGTTGGAAGTGCAGCGCAAGGTGGTGATTGAAGAATTTAAACAGCGCTACTTAAATCAACCTTACGGTGATGTTTGGCTAAAACTTCGACCGCTTACATACACCACCCATCCTTACAAGTGGGCCACCATCGGTAAAGAAATTAGCCATATTGAAAACGCTACGCTAGATGATGTCCGTGATTTTTTCTTTTCCCATTACTTGCCAAACAATGCTGTGTTGGTAGTAGCGGGGAATGTTAAAGTAGATCATGTAAAGAAGCTAGCAGAGAAATATTTTGCGCCCATTCCTGCAGGAAAAAAACCAACACGCAAATTGCCGCAAGAGCCGCTGCAACAAAAGAAGAGAATCTTATCTGTTGAAGCCAAAGTTCCTGCCAACGCCCTTTACAAAACATGGCACATGAGCGGTCGGTTCAATAACGATTATTATGCCTCCGATTTTATTAGCGATATGCTCAGTCGTGGGCAATCGAGCAGATTGTATCAGCACTTGGTAAAAGAAAAAGAAATATTCACGTCCATTTCATCTTTTATAATGGGCACGGTAGACCCTGGGCTGATGGTAGTGAGTGGCCGGGTGAAGGAAGGCATTTCTTTACAAGATGCCGAAGGAGAATTAGAACATGTGATTGAAGATTTTAAAAATACGGTAAGTGAACAAGAGCTTGAAAAAGTGAAAAATCAAGCCGCGGCCACATTGGCATTTGGCGAAGTAGAAGTACTGAACCGCGCTATGAATTTGGCATTTGCTTCCCTTTCGGGAGATGCGGGATTGGTAAATCGAGAGAGTTCAATTATTGAATCGGTTAAGCTCGAGGATGTTCAAAAAATTGCGAAAGAAATAATACGAGAAGATAATTCGAGCGTGATGTACTATCAAGCTTTGAGCTAA
- a CDS encoding NifU family protein, with the protein MLKAVPKAIHIYLESNPNPNSLKFVVNEMLIPDGMSFDFPNQASAESAPLAQELFMYPFVDRVFYMSNFVTVTKKEDVDWIEVQETIKKHIQSFLESGKLLLDGRDSEGEQLEETETVKKIKTILDEYIRPAVEQDGGAITFHSIEGKKVKVKLQGSCSGCPSSTITLKAGIENLFKKMMPEEVEEVEALG; encoded by the coding sequence ATGTTAAAAGCTGTGCCCAAAGCCATTCATATTTACTTGGAATCGAACCCCAACCCCAATTCGCTCAAATTTGTGGTAAACGAAATGCTGATTCCGGATGGCATGAGCTTCGATTTTCCAAATCAGGCTTCGGCAGAATCAGCCCCATTGGCGCAAGAGCTCTTTATGTATCCGTTTGTGGATCGCGTGTTTTACATGAGCAACTTTGTTACCGTTACCAAAAAGGAAGACGTGGATTGGATTGAAGTGCAAGAGACCATTAAAAAGCACATTCAATCATTTTTGGAATCAGGAAAATTGCTGTTAGATGGTAGGGATTCAGAAGGCGAACAACTGGAGGAAACCGAAACAGTAAAAAAAATAAAAACCATATTGGATGAATACATCCGCCCTGCTGTGGAGCAAGACGGTGGCGCGATTACTTTTCACTCCATAGAAGGAAAAAAAGTAAAAGTGAAATTGCAAGGTTCCTGCAGCGGATGCCCTTCATCAACCATTACGTTGAAAGCAGGCATTGAAAATCTCTTCAAAAAAATGATGCCAGAGGAAGTGGAGGAAGTGGAGGCGTTGGGGTAG
- the mnmD gene encoding tRNA (5-methylaminomethyl-2-thiouridine)(34)-methyltransferase MnmD has protein sequence MSLQIIQTKDGSSSIFNSDLNEPYHSIHGAIQESRHVFIKNGLDYLFQKSQPDSISVFEVGLGTGLNALLSLAFAIQNRVKIHYSSIEVFPIDSVLAAQLNYPAYIELENSFDYFQKIHSSAWNEKKSLHHYFDLLKIQQTLQSFTFDQNKYGLFFFDAFAPEKQPDMWQMNVLKKVTDALKPNGFLVTYCAKGQLRRDLLSLNLKVEKLPGPPGKREMIRAIKV, from the coding sequence GTGAGCCTTCAAATTATTCAAACAAAAGACGGGTCAAGTTCAATTTTTAATTCAGACCTAAACGAACCCTACCACTCTATACACGGAGCCATTCAAGAATCGCGGCACGTCTTTATCAAAAATGGTTTAGACTATTTGTTTCAAAAAAGTCAGCCGGATTCCATTTCCGTTTTTGAAGTTGGCCTGGGCACCGGGCTAAACGCGTTGCTTTCACTAGCGTTCGCGATTCAAAATCGTGTGAAGATCCATTACTCTTCCATCGAAGTATTCCCAATCGATTCAGTGCTTGCCGCTCAACTAAATTATCCTGCTTACATAGAACTCGAAAACTCATTTGACTATTTTCAAAAAATCCACTCTTCAGCTTGGAATGAAAAAAAATCTTTGCACCATTATTTTGACTTATTGAAAATTCAACAAACCCTTCAATCTTTTACATTTGATCAAAACAAGTATGGCCTCTTTTTCTTTGATGCCTTCGCACCTGAGAAACAACCCGACATGTGGCAGATGAACGTGCTAAAAAAAGTTACAGATGCTTTAAAACCAAATGGCTTTTTAGTAACCTATTGTGCGAAAGGTCAATTAAGACGAGACTTGCTTTCGTTGAATTTAAAAGTGGAGAAATTGCCCGGTCCACCGGGCAAGCGAGAAATGATTAGAGCAATTAAGGTTTAA
- a CDS encoding homoserine O-succinyltransferase has translation MYEGMPNEGMRSIRQLVEELGADLHIPLHYQVFQTRLNGEIPDLSFDAFISSGGPGSPLDSEGSYWERKYFGLMDQLHHYNQENPTTKKHVLLICHSFQIYCRYYEYGMVSKRKSTSFGVMPMHKTLEGHHDPLLRSLGDPFWAVDSRDYQITEPNVEKIKERGGAILCIEKYRPTVELERAVMAVRFDEAFFGTQFHPEADAVGMRMYLLREDKKELVIEKHGEKKYWEMLDHLNDPDKIMQTNRAVLPRFLMMAFHHRLNAVAI, from the coding sequence ATGTACGAAGGCATGCCGAATGAAGGCATGCGAAGCATTCGTCAATTAGTAGAAGAATTGGGGGCCGATCTTCATATACCCTTGCACTATCAGGTTTTTCAAACTCGCCTCAACGGTGAAATACCAGACTTGAGTTTCGATGCCTTTATTTCAAGCGGTGGACCCGGCAGCCCGTTGGATAGTGAAGGCTCTTATTGGGAAAGAAAATATTTTGGATTGATGGATCAGCTTCATCATTACAACCAAGAAAACCCAACAACAAAAAAGCATGTATTATTGATCTGCCACTCGTTTCAAATTTATTGTCGCTACTACGAGTATGGTATGGTTTCCAAACGCAAGTCTACTTCATTTGGGGTAATGCCCATGCACAAAACGTTAGAAGGTCATCACGATCCGCTTCTTCGCTCGTTGGGTGATCCTTTTTGGGCGGTTGATTCGCGCGACTATCAGATTACGGAACCAAATGTTGAAAAGATAAAAGAAAGAGGAGGTGCTATTTTATGTATTGAAAAATACAGGCCCACCGTAGAGTTGGAGCGGGCGGTAATGGCTGTACGTTTTGATGAAGCTTTTTTTGGCACACAGTTCCACCCCGAGGCAGATGCCGTGGGTATGCGCATGTACTTGCTTCGTGAAGACAAAAAAGAATTGGTAATCGAAAAGCACGGTGAGAAAAAATATTGGGAAATGCTAGATCACCTAAACGACCCTGATAAAATCATGCAGACCAACCGAGCCGTCTTACCACGATTTTTAATGATGGCTTTTCATCATCGGTTAAACGCTGTAGCGATATGA